CCCGACGGGACACCGACCTGGCCTGTCCTCATTGCGAAGAAGGGCACCTGGCTTGTGCCGAGCTCCAAGGTGTGGGAGTCGAGATTTGTGCCACCTGCTTGGGCATCTTCTTCGATCTCGGTGAGGTCGGAGCCGTTCGCGCAGTCGGGGCCGACCGCAGTTGGGACACCCTCAGGAAAGATGCTTTCGGCACTGCGGGTGAGCTCGCGACCAACCCTGAGGTAATTCTCGAGATCTT
This Acidobacteriota bacterium DNA region includes the following protein-coding sequences:
- a CDS encoding zf-TFIIB domain-containing protein codes for the protein MLCPKCNENMVLETIKGFEVEQCPQCKGHWLDRVTVSGILDQTGSPFAAAAFETSLSQLARRDTDLACPHCEEGHLACAELQGVGVEICATCLGIFFDLGEVGAVRAVGADRSWDTLRKDAFGTAGELATNPEVILEILLRIVVAALR